A region of Moorena producens PAL-8-15-08-1 DNA encodes the following proteins:
- a CDS encoding microviridin/marinostatin family tricyclic proteinase inhibitor: MSNMEKPEENSQAVPFFARYLEGQWCEELSEEEMDDVRGGRGFAFTKKYPSDWEDGAGCFTRKYPSDHEEGGGGPVMTKKYPSDHEEGGGGPVTEKFPSDQEDGGSDPIVVTLKFPSDDEDVHQK; the protein is encoded by the coding sequence ATGTCTAATATGGAAAAACCAGAAGAAAATTCCCAAGCAGTTCCCTTTTTTGCTCGCTACCTAGAAGGGCAATGGTGCGAAGAGCTATCTGAAGAGGAAATGGATGATGTTAGAGGCGGTCGCGGATTTGCGTTCACAAAGAAGTACCCCTCTGATTGGGAAGATGGTGCCGGATGCTTTACTCGGAAGTACCCCTCAGATCACGAAGAGGGTGGTGGTGGTCCAGTCATGACTAAGAAGTATCCTTCAGATCACGAAGAGGGTGGCGGTGGTCCGGTGACTGAGAAGTTCCCATCGGATCAAGAAGATGGTGGCAGTGATCCAATTGTGGTGACCCTGAAGTTCCCCTCTGATGACGAAGATGTTCACCAGAAGTAA
- a CDS encoding RNA-guided endonuclease InsQ/TnpB family protein: MQQVITAKLKLNCTLEQKEKLRAVTLAYRDALNYTSKLAFDNGKLSYAAKLQKQVYYDIRERFRLPAQMACNVPRQVAAIYKNLWMKVERNATHLKSGITNKRYKGLDTPPKFIARTCTFSYKRDYSFVKGKASLVTLEGRIKVDYSGYQKHLDLIHSGVAKIGTAIICFAETTKTYYLLVSLELELPDIKPEAIKRVVGVDVGQRYLAVTFDTNNTAGFFSGKSVIHRANRYYKTKQTLQRKGTRSATRRLIVLSKRERRFNADINHCIAKRVVIFGSLIGLENITHNPDQIKLIQLGHEPSVKLCKPHRNKRIWEFTKLHYFIDYKAVLGGALAIRVDADFTSQSCPRCGHTSKANRPNQGLDFDCMACGYKLHADLVAAKNIALRTLLLRQDFERTGRLSTVPDVSQDETKTLD, translated from the coding sequence ATGCAGCAGGTAATTACAGCAAAGCTGAAGTTGAACTGCACACTGGAGCAAAAGGAAAAGCTTCGTGCAGTTACTTTAGCCTATCGTGATGCCTTGAACTATACATCGAAATTGGCGTTTGACAACGGCAAACTTTCCTATGCGGCTAAGTTACAAAAGCAGGTTTACTACGACATTCGAGAACGCTTTAGGTTACCAGCCCAAATGGCATGTAACGTACCTCGACAGGTAGCTGCAATCTATAAAAATCTCTGGATGAAAGTAGAGCGTAATGCTACTCACTTAAAATCTGGCATTACCAACAAGCGTTACAAAGGGTTAGATACCCCTCCTAAATTCATAGCTCGGACTTGTACGTTTAGTTACAAGCGTGACTACTCCTTTGTTAAAGGTAAAGCTAGCCTAGTTACCTTAGAAGGTCGCATAAAAGTTGACTACTCCGGATATCAAAAACACTTAGACTTGATTCATTCAGGTGTTGCCAAAATAGGTACAGCAATAATTTGCTTTGCTGAAACAACCAAGACTTACTATTTACTAGTAAGCTTGGAGTTGGAGCTACCCGATATTAAACCTGAAGCGATCAAACGTGTTGTTGGTGTGGATGTAGGTCAGCGCTATCTAGCCGTAACCTTTGATACGAATAACACAGCTGGTTTCTTTTCTGGCAAGTCAGTGATTCATAGAGCTAATCGTTACTATAAAACGAAACAAACTCTACAGCGAAAAGGCACTCGTTCGGCTACCAGACGGTTGATAGTCTTGTCAAAACGAGAGAGACGGTTTAACGCTGATATTAATCACTGTATTGCCAAACGTGTCGTGATTTTTGGCTCATTGATTGGTCTAGAAAATATTACCCATAATCCTGATCAAATTAAGCTAATACAACTAGGCCATGAACCATCTGTAAAACTGTGTAAACCCCATAGAAATAAAAGGATTTGGGAGTTTACTAAGTTACATTACTTCATTGACTATAAAGCCGTTTTGGGTGGCGCTTTAGCGATTAGAGTTGATGCTGATTTTACTTCCCAGTCATGTCCCCGTTGTGGTCACACCAGTAAAGCCAATCGACCTAATCAGGGCTTAGATTTTGATTGCATGGCTTGTGGATACAAACTACATGCTGATTTAGTCGCAGCCAAGAATATAGCACTGAGAACGCTCCTCTTGAGGCAAGACTTTGAGAGGACGGGGCGACTTTCAACCGTCCCTGATGTGTCCCAGGATGAAACCAAAACTCTAGACTGA
- a CDS encoding microviridin/marinostatin family tricyclic proteinase inhibitor gives MSDMNNPEENSQAVPFFARYLEGQFIEDLSKEEMEAVKGGSQFPIRSVTRKYPSDREDSWFVTLKYPSDGEDSGGGKIVTMKAPSDNDEI, from the coding sequence ATGTCAGACATGAACAATCCAGAAGAAAATTCCCAAGCAGTTCCCTTCTTTGCCCGCTACTTGGAGGGACAATTTATTGAAGATTTATCTAAGGAAGAAATGGAAGCTGTCAAAGGGGGTAGTCAATTTCCTATTCGCAGTGTTACCAGAAAGTACCCATCTGATCGGGAAGATTCGTGGTTCGTAACCCTGAAGTACCCATCTGATGGCGAAGATAGTGGCGGTGGTAAAATTGTGACTATGAAGGCCCCATCGGATAATGATGAAATATAG
- a CDS encoding MvdC/MvdD family ATP grasp protein: protein MNRSRDIIVLITHSGDYFTIDKVADALSKRGAKPFRFDTDQFPSKVQLAAGITSEGLSYQLDYNGNSIKTEDVQGVWMRRLWHPQVSPDLASGKRSPTSQCAA from the coding sequence ATGAACCGATCTCGTGATATAATTGTTTTGATCACTCACAGTGGTGATTATTTCACTATTGATAAAGTCGCCGACGCCCTATCAAAACGAGGCGCTAAACCCTTTCGCTTTGATACCGATCAATTTCCCAGTAAGGTGCAACTAGCAGCCGGGATCACTAGCGAAGGACTTAGTTACCAGTTAGACTATAATGGAAACTCCATTAAAACCGAAGACGTGCAGGGGGTATGGATGCGCCGACTCTGGCATCCACAAGTCAGCCCAGATTTAGCTTCCGGCAAAAGAAGCCCCACATCTCAATGCGCAGCATGA